In one Apteryx mantelli isolate bAptMan1 chromosome 33, bAptMan1.hap1, whole genome shotgun sequence genomic region, the following are encoded:
- the LOC106485101 gene encoding twist-related protein 2-like, whose translation MKEESMCPDSPEGSLVTSEEEGERLHKKCLRKRGQVGKPAEDCSAPSPQGKRSKRSPVPQSFEDVHTQRVIANVRERQRTQSLNDAFAELRKIIPTLPSDKLSKIQTLKLAARYIDFLYQVLQSDELDHKITSCNYLAHERLSYAFSVWRMEGAWSMSASH comes from the coding sequence atgaaagaagaaagcatGTGCCCAGACTCCCCCGAAGGCAGCCTGGTCACCAGCGAGGAGGAAGGCGAGAGActgcacaagaaatgcctccgcAAGCGTGGCCAGGTAGGCAAGCCAGCAGAGGATTGCAGTGCCCCATCTCCTCAGGGCAAGCGGAGCAAGCGCAGCCCCGTCCCGCAGTCCTTTGAGGATGTGCACACGCAGCGAGTGATTGCCAATGTGCGGGAAAGACAGCGGACCCAATCGCTCAATGATGCCTTTGCGGAGTTGCGGAAGATCATCCCTACGCTGCCTTCCGACAAGCTGAGCAAGATCCAAACTCTCAAGTTGGCTGCTCGCTACATAGACTTCTTGTACCAGGTCCTGCAAAGCGATGAGCTGGACCACAAGATCACCAGCTGCAACTACCTGGCCCATGAGAGGCTCAGCTACGCCTTCTCTGTCTGGAGGATGGAAGGGGCTTGGTCCATGTCAGCATCCCACTGA